Genomic segment of Engystomops pustulosus chromosome 8, aEngPut4.maternal, whole genome shotgun sequence:
ACATAGACCCCAGGGGCACTTAGGGACCCTCATCCTCATGAATTAGTCTTGATAGGGGGTAAAGTAACGAAGACACGGGACCATCCCTCTTGATGAGTCTTTGTGGCTCCGGCTACTCCTTACCAGTTTGTGCAGGGAGGACAGCTCCTCGGGCAGGTAGCATAACCCGGTCCTGTTCAGTTTCAGCCATCGCAGGCTCGACATAGACTTCACATGTTCAGGAAAATATCCACCCTGCAAAGAAACAACATGGAAGATGTGCCGAGATTAGAATAGCCCCATTCACTGTCAGCAAGCGGAGGTTTTAGAGCCGCCCCATGTAAATTGTGAGGTTTGCACACGCCTCGTGTCTCAGATGGGTGTGAGGTTTTATTGAGGAGCTAATAACAGCTTGGAAAAACATTACAGATGACAGGGAGACACGCCAAGGAAAGCAGAGTATGAGAGGTGTAAGGCAGAGCTTCTCAGCTGtggtaaaactacaactcccatcatgccctgCATGAGACACTggtgcccattgcaaccaatctgAATCCTAAACCATCTACAACACAGTATATAGGCGCCTGTAGGATGTGAGTCACCGGAGCTGGACGGACACTCCTCGGAGTAGTGGAGTCGCTCATTACATGACAgtaggatgaagcagagctgaacgaGCGCAGACACTATAAACTGATCCCTGTGACACCTGACGCTGCCTCCATTATGTGCACACGACAGGTGCTGTGTATCCATGACTGTACAGGAATGCTGCGTTACAGTGTTTCAGTTCTCCAGATTCCCACTTGGCTCACTCTTAAAGGGACGTAGTAACCTACATCGAAGCACGGTTTTTAAACCTTGTCCTTGTGTCATGCTCCTCAATATAACGTTATATTAGTTCTCACCGGATCTTCCTTTGAAGTGTGAAAATTGGGCTTGTAACAGTATACGGCGCTCTGTTTGCTCTCCACATATTGAGTATATTGGGACTGTtcacactacagggatacaaGTAATTTATGTCAGGTGTGacctgagccttaaaggggtgacCCAGATGAAAGAGGCCACTGAATACAAGCTGAGTACAAGGGGGATGGGATCCAATTTTGGAGAATGACAAGATCCCTCCCAGTCCTTGTcccagggctcacaatctaatctcctcatCACAAGCACTTAGGAAAAATttcaaaagaagaaaaatatcTCAAGTATGTGAAAGGGAGGAAACCCAAACTGTGACACTGCAACGACACTGCATCCATGAGCAAGTCATCCTTGTTCATATGATTAGAGCAGAGTGAGGCCCCTCATGCATACCCTGTGGTCACCAGCTGCTGCCCTCCGTCTCCCCGGGGTGTACAAGGGGCTAAATATAATGTCTGACAGCAAGAGGAAGCGATTGCACGTCaccggaggaggaaggagaggacccGAAATAACCCCaaatacatgatatatactgtacatgcatcACTTATATATCCAGGAGAATGTATGACTATATCTGtaactgtgtatcagtgtgaatgTATCACTTCTGTCTGGATCTGTGTATGTAAGATTgtccatgtatgatgtatagatgATCTCCTGTGTATAGGTTTCTATATACACAAGTTATATATGTATCGATGTGTATGTCCATGTATGTAAGATTgtccatgtatgatgtatagatgATCTCCTGTGTATAGGTTTCTATATACACAAGTTATATATGTATCGATGTGTATGTCCATGTATGTAAGATTgtccatgtatgatgtataggagATCTCCTGTGTATAGGTTTCTATATACACAAgttatatatgtatctatgtacatGTATGTCAGATTgtccatgtatgatgtatagatgATCTCCTGTGTATAGGTTTCTGTATACACAAgttatatatgtatctatgtgtcggTACATGTATGTAAGATTgtccatgtatgatgtataggagATCTCCTGTGTATAGGTTTCTATATACACAAgttatatatgtatctatgtgtcggTACATGTATGTAAGATTgtccatgtatgatgtataggagATCTCCTGTGTATAGGTTTCTATATACACAAgttatatatgtatctatgtacatgtatgtaaGATTGTCCATGTGTCATGTATAGGAGATCTCCTGTGTATAGGTTTCTATATACACAAgctatatatgtatctatgtgtatgtccATGTATGTAAGATTgtccatgtatgatgtataggagACGCCGTATGGGTCTGTGTGTATGAATGTTATCTCTATGAGGTATTTGTCTATAAATGTGATAGTATATATGTTACATACACACCAGTTTTTACCCTCGTTACTGTACACACACCACAAACACCCCTGATGAGACCCCCGTGCTATGCGCCCTTAGATTGCACTTTCTTGGTTGGTGTTTTgaattttacaaaaattgtaacTTAATTCACAAGCAAAAGATCATAATTCAAGCATCACCTGACCCTGCGCACCCCCCTCTATCACAATATTGTAGGAGGGGAAGACATAAAGGGGCAGATGTAAGTTTtctggaaggttttttttttttttaaatcgctgGCCCCGTTTTACATCAAACATCTCGTAGGATCTCATCCGCTCCATAGACAGCGACAAATACAAATCATGTTACCACCACTTCAGTCACGTGACCCCCCTGTAATGACCGCCACATGAGTCATGTGACCCTCGTAGTGGCCGCCGCGTCAGTCATGTGACCCTCGTAGTGGCCGCCGCGTCAGTCATGTGACCCTCGTAGTGGCCGCCGCGTCAGTCATGTGACCCTCGTAGTGGCCGCCGCGTCAGTCATGTGACCCTCGTAGTGGCCGCCGCGTCAGTCATGTGACCCTCGTAGTGGCCGCCGCGTCAGTCATGTGACCCTCGTAGTGGCCGCCGCGTCAGTCATGTGACCCTCGTAGTGGCCGCCGCGTCAGTCATGTGACCCTCGTAGTGGCCGCCGCGTCAGTCATGTGACCCTCGTAGTGGCCGCCGCGTCAGTCATGTGACCCTCGTAGTGGCCGCCGCGTCAGTCATGTGACCCTCGTAGTGGCCGCCGCGTCAGTCATGTGACCCTCGTAGTGGCCGCCGCGTCAGTCATGTGACCCTCGTAGTGGCCGCCGCGTCAGTCATGTGACCCTCGTAGTGGCCGCCGCGTCAGTCATGTGACCCTCGTAGTGGCCGCCGCGTCAGTCATGTGACCCTCGTAGTGGCCGCCGCGTCAGTCATGTGACCCTCGTAGTGGCCGCCGCGTCAGTCATGTGACCCTCGTAGTGGCCGCCGCGTCAGTCATGTGACCCTCGTAGTGGCCGCCGCGTCAGTCATGTGACCCTCGTAGTGGCCGCCGCGTCAGTCATGTGACCCTCGTAGTGGCCGCCGCGTCAGTCATGTGACCCCAGTAACGACCGCCATGTCAGTCATGTGACCATCGTAGTGGCCGCCACATGAGTCATGGGACCCCCGTAATGACCGCCATGACAGTCAGGTGACAAAGCTGTAACTCAATGTTGAGCGGAGAATATTAGTATACTATTAGAACAGGAGAGTAATATATGTGATATACACAGCTGTGCCCCCGCCTCTGTCTACTCCCGTACAAGGAGCTGATGGTGGCCCCCAGAGAGCCCCTCCGTGAGCCCCCGAGCTCACCTTGAAGTCATTGCCGCTCAGGTCCACCCCTCGGATGAAGGGCAGCACCCCGGTGGCCGCCATGTCCCGGGTCCAGGGAGGGTCTGTCTGGAGAGAGCAGCAGGAAGCGCACAAACCCCGCCCCCTCCGCTCACACAACCCTGTCACTGCCTGGACACACCCTAACCCGGCCGCATTCCGGCTCCGCCCCCGCCCGCTATCAATCACTGTCACCCGCCGTCAGTCATTGGACGATTGACACATCAATGAGCCAATAGGAAGCGCCAGTGTCAATTATTGACACTCAGATCTGCCCCATTTCTCATCAATAAAGTGTTACACAAAAATACAAACCCGACATGACAACTAATGACGTCCTCAGAACAAAGAACACCGATTGGACAATAGAAAATTCTATTTTGAGACGCAGTAATTTTTTTAGAAGTTGTTTTTAATAAATGGGGCACGGATTGGTTGATTATTCCTGTGTCTTCAGTGATTGGTTGTTTTTACGCACCTCCCCTTTGATTCGTTGTAGATCTTCACCTTTAGCTATGATTGGTAAGGAGGCCCCGTACTGTCACTTGTGATTGGGAGGCAGGTAGGATGGAGGCGTGTGATTGGTCAGAGCGTTCTGCGAACGGGCACCCGGACGTTGCTCGCAGAGGGAGCAGCAAAGGCCGCGGGAAGGGCCGGTGAGAATTCCGCTAGGTCACAGGGGTCTCCGGGGACTGGGGGCAGCACCGGGGCGCGGGGCTCTCTAGAGGTCACCTGCAAAAATCTCTGATTACTGtagaactacaagccccagcatgcCTTGTAACTGTCTACTATAGAGTCCGGTAGgctgagcatgctgggacttgtagttttatACTTACTGTATAATCTCTATAGCTTGTCTTATGCggatacttctcacagctgagagtTTGTTACACTGGAATCAAGGACGGTATGAGACAAACGCATCCAGTCTCCGTCTATTTGGTAGATATGTTATAATGTATCCCAGAGGTTTGTCTGTACCGGATAcaaatgtaacaaaccctcagctgtgagaagtataaGATTAGAACAGGTTTTCATGTGTATAACAGTTTGTGCAGCCTCCAGTACAGggattgtcacccagctttcccagagcccTGATAAGTAGATCTGCCTTGTAATACATACCCTGGGCCTCTTGTATATAAACTGGAGTGTGGAAAAGTGGTTGAGTATTTATTGGAATGTGTATCaccagtcacccagctttcccaggaactgACCCCCTACTCATATTGCATCACTACACAGTGAAGAATGTGGCATTGCTCCGAGACATCACTAtgtgtcttatccctgtactgtgacatcactatgtgtcttatccctgtactgtgacatcactatgtgtcttatccctgtactgtgacatcgctatgtgtcttatccctgtactgtgacatcgctgtgtgtcttatccctgtactgtgacatcgctgtgtgtcttatccctgtactgtgacatcgctgtgtgtcttatccctgtactgtgacatcgctgtgtgtcttatccctgtactgtgacatcgctgtgtgtcttatccctgtactgtgacattgctgtgtgtattatccctgtactgtgacatcgctgtgtgtcttatccctgtactgtgacatcgctgtgtgtcttatccctgtactgtgacatcgctgtgtgtcttatccctgtactgtgacatcgctgtgtgtcttatccctgtactgtgacatcgctgtgtgtcttatccctgtactgtgacatcgctgtgtgtcttatccctctactgtgacatcgctgtgtgtcttatccctctactgtgacatcgctgtgtgtcttatccctctactgtgacatcgctgtgtgtcttatccctctactgtgacatcgctgtgtgtcttatccctctactgtgacatcgctgtgtgtcttatccctctactgtgacatcgctgtgtgtcttatccctctactgtgacatcgctgtgtgtcttatccctctactgtgacatcgctgtgtgtcttatccctctactgtgacatcgctgtgtgtcttatccctctactgtgacatcgctgtgtgtcttatccctctactgtgacatcgctgtgtgtcttatccctctactgtgacatcgctgtgtgtcttatccctctactgtgacatcgctgtgtgtcttatccctctactgtgacatcgctgtgtgtcttatccctctactgtgacatcgctgtgtgtcttatccctctactgtgacatcgctgtgtgtcttatccctctactgtgacatcgctgtgtgtcttatccctctactgtgacatcgctgtgtgtcttatccctctactgtgacatcgctgtgtgtcttatccctctactgtgacatcgctgtgtgtcttatccctctactgtgacatcgctgtgtgtcttatccctctactgtgacatcgctgtgtgtcttatccctctactgtgacatcgctgtgtgtcttatccctctactgtgacatcgctgtgtgtcttatccctctactgtgacatcgctgtgtgtcttatccctctactgtgacatcgctgtgtgtcttatcccctgtactgtgacatcgctgtgtgtcttatcccctgtactgtgatgttacTGTACTATAGGGGACGGGGTCAGTACGTAGTGATGACATCAGGACGctggatatattgtggatgtgATGTGTCCTCTCTTCCCTCTCGCAGGGTTATTATGGCTGAAATGCAGCTTCAGAAAAAGGGGAAGAAGTCGGACAATGGTATCGGCAGTGTGGTGGATTTCCTATTGGCCAATGCCAGGCTGGTGCTGGGTGTCGGGGGAGCGGCTATGCTGGGCATTGCTACCCTGGCAGTGAAACGGGTGAGGATCAGGGACTTTATTCATTGCACAGTGTTGGAAGGTGCTTTTTCAGTTGCAGCTTTATGTGTGACCGGAGCGTAAGACTAACTATAACTCCATCATTATAAGTAGATTGTGTCACCCAAATGTGTCAGGGgcccttttaggacacagctcGTGGTTGTGACATATTCTGTTCCTGCTGTTTTGTAGCTCATTGACCGAGCAGCGGCGCCTCCAGACGAGAAGGACGCGGACGGGAAAGTAGAGCAGAAATCCCTCGAAGAAAGCTGGAAGGAAGCCGTTCTGCTGAAGGCCTCCCCGAAACTTGTGCGAAAAGCAAAACGCTCCGACCTGAGCACCGCGCTCCCGGCCCCCGAGCCCCGGCTGCTCACAGGTCAGCACAGGAGGCCACATTATCACATGATGTCTGATCATTTCaactccaatcacatccaaagcTCTGTTGTTCTCGCAGCTTTAGATGTGATTAGAGTAGATAATCGGTAACGTAATAAtgaagctggggggggggagtaaattCTCGAAGGTGCTGAGTGTCATGAACttgttatatttttattctcCCGCTCACAGATGTTGCAGAGTCGAGCAGGACCCCCGAGGAGCCCCCTAGTGAGAAGCCCCCCCTGTGCAGGACCCTGCAGGAGACGCTgctacactactactcccaggaAGCAGTGGTGCCCGATGCCGAGGTGCAGGTGGTGAAGCAGCTGGTACTGGACATCATGGCGGAGCTGCAGGACTTTCTGAAGGCCAAACACCCCCAAATGCCTTTCTGTGCCCTTCAGTTGGGGGGCTCCCTGGGCGGGGGGCTTCCCGTTACCAGTTTGGACACTGCTTATGCATTACTGCCCTTGATTCTGGAGCCGCATCTCTGGACCTTTGTGCCGGGGGAGGAGACGATTCTTAGTGACCCTCAGTTTTGGATGATTAAGAGGGATAATCTGGAGTACACAGCGCGGGGGAGCAGCCCCTGGGACCGCTTCATGTTGGGGGGCTACCTCTCTACCAGGATGGTGGTGGAGTCCTTACACAAGACCATCACAGCGTCTATCAACTGGCCGGCCATCGGGACCGTCCTGGAGTGCAGCATTCGGCCGGTTATTGCCCCCGATGACCTCAGACTGGAGGTCATCCACCAGGACTTCACCCTGACCATCAACGTCCTCCTGGTGGCCAAGGCCAACGACGCCGTCCTGCTGGCGTATCCCGACTCCACCGCCCCAGCCGAAAACCTCTGGAGGCGGAGCTACTACCGTGAGGAGGTCCTCCGTCTCCAGGACCTGGACAGCGCTGATTCTGGAGTCCGGCAGAAGTGTCTACACATCCTAAAAAGCATCTGCCGCCAGCGACCCGGACTCAGCCACTTATCACCAACCCACTTACGACACGTCCTCCTACACCTCACTAACGAGGAATCCGATTGGTCCGAGTCCGCCGTAGGCGACCGTTTCCTGCAGCTCATAGAGTCAGTCATCGGATATCTGGCTATCGGGACCCTCCCCTGCTATTTTAACGGAAAAGTCAACTTATTCTCTCACCTGACGGAGGAGGAGATCGATCAGGTCGGATACGCATTGTATCAGATCTTTTCCGATCCTAAATCCTTGCTGGTAAAGTGAGGTCACTGTGACTTTAAGACGTGCACCACGGAGTCGGGAGAATGTCCTGCTgaacggcataagttctatgagatctctgcttgctgtttgtGAATGGAATCATCAATGGAAGAAAACCTGTCCtgctctgatacattgtaacaaataacCATAGGACGGAACATGAACAGGACATTTTGTTCCGTTTTCTGAAAGCAGAATTTTCTATTATACTGTGATTTAAGCTTTACCTGCATATGCAGATCTCCAACTCCTCTACCTGCTGCCTTTCCATTCATCTCCTGTGCCAGAGTTATAGGAAACCGGATCAGTAGGGAGCGGAGCTGCGCACATGGACGCTCATCTTACCACAGTGTATAAGGAATTGCAGTAAGACTATAAATGGTGCTGTACCTTTAAAATTCTGATCGGCGTGCGATTACTCAGCCTGTCAGGCAATGcctgctgggaattgtagtcctAACATGacgtgatgtgtgtgtatataggtaattgCTGCTATAGTGTGTTGAAAATCCTAATATAGTGATATATTACTAGACCCAGAGGTGAGAGGCCACCACTGGGGGCGCCGCTGATCATCTCttacatggatttttttttaaatttgcataaaaatattaTTTCCTATGTGTTTTGCACTAATCCGGGGTACAGAGGGGTTTACTGGTTTCTTTACTAATTCACATCACATTGCTTtctctctgggaaagctgggtgacaaccaatatggctgcccTTGCTGTTTCCAAAATATTTGGCACTGTCTGATATCTTCTTTACGTTTTTAAGGATTGTGGGATTATCCGTGAGGGTTTGGCGTTGGCGGCCATGTTGGATGTCACTCTGCTTTGCTGGAAACTGACCTATCACTGGAATACGGGGACTAGTTTTGGGTTAAAGGGGTCACCCTGTACTGGATAAGCTCACAATACGGCCGCCCTGTGGGTGCAGGATATGaagttgcacagttattataagcCATATATTATAACGGTCTCGTCTACTCAGTATTCATTATTGGCCGATCAACAATGGATTGATCTATAGACTTGCATTCCATATTAAAAAGAGTCTACAGTCTAGAAAAACCTGATTTATAAAGCCgaataagaggaggatatcggtGAATCTGTGATAGATTTCTTGGGTCTTAGGATTCTCTTTACCTCTGGCTGCTGTAGTAATCAGATTTCTTTATAATAGTTGATCTCCAGCTgccctgcactactactcccagcactgACTATGCACTAAGCACATGAACTTGCACGCGGTATGGAGTATAGCGGGGGTACATGTACAGACTATGGCacttctttaaatttttttttattttttttttatgccccctctgtatagattaACCCCTGAGGTCCCTGTTTATATCAATGGAGCAGCAGTATTTCAGATTATACTGATCTATATCATGCATTGTATACACAACTCCGATCCAGAGCTGCAAAGCTTCACCTCTatcctctagtcacatccaaagctgcagattTTCTTGTCGCTCTGTTTTATATAGATCTGATTGTAAATAGAAAGTGAGAGAATtctgaatgcagctttggatgtgaataGAGGAAAACATCAGAATTATTGCGATGGGTTTGGAGACTATATGTTATAGCCGCATGGGTTAAAGCAGGTTTCTACCCATCGTAACGTGTGAGGAGTTGTAGTTACATCAAGGCTGGAGGCTCTACCTGAACTCTCTAGTTAAAACTAATTTCAGTTCCCGAATTTCATTCCATTTATTTGCATCCTGTGTGCCAAACTTGGAGTATTGTCCCCTAAAAGTTAAGGAAATCCCTTGTCATCCTCttgtttctgggaaagctgggtgattaccAGTATGGTCGCTTAAGTGCCATTTCTATCTGACCTTCCGctacaaagttaaaggggttctccagtatatTCTCTACCCTTCTATCTGTATCAGATCTGCAGGGTTCTTACACAGTCTTGCATTCAGGTGATTGCTGCGGTCTCTTCCCTTCATACCATATACAGAGACGTACATTGTATGGTGGCCGTCCTTGGTATTACAGCTGAGATCCACTCACTCGAATGGGAGTAGCTGCAGAATGGCCCTTTAAATgacggccatattggttgtcacccgCCTTCTCCAGGAGCAGAATCTGCTTGGCAGATAAGTATACAGCGAGGATTCATGGGGgatctttatttttaaatttggggtaaaaaaaaatgctactTATTGTATATAAGAGGTGGTGATCATGTGGGTGCCGCCATATTACTTTGCACTTACCTTCTATAGATAAcacctgtgtgtgtgtactggGGTGACCTCCCCACTGGGGGGTAATGACGCCTCTGTTGCTGCTTTCGATAATTGTGAATTTTGCTGCTTAAAATCCTATTTTTAAATGGAAATTGTGATAATAAAGATTCTTTCTGGATTCCAGTGTGTGGAGGATTTGTGAATACATGgaaggatacaatgtatcagtgtaaagGTTCTGTGTGTCTATTGTGTACAGGAATAGCGCCGCTATAGATAGGAGCGCAGCTGCAGGACTCAAGGAGACTGACAGATCCTCAGCTCTGGGGAAGAAAAGGCTTGGAATCAGTATTTAGGTGCACTGTGGGCGTGGCCACACATTTTGGTGCATTCTGTCGCCCACATTACATCAGTTTTCATTATATGAGacttatagccggcgcaggtgcTTCGGGTTCTGTAGTGGGGCCAGGATTTttggctgtatagtgtgtgtgtgtgtaatatatatatatatatattacactataataatatataatccaGCCATATCACAGCTGCAAACTCTGTCCTAGCTGCAGTGCTGTAAGTTATCTGACCACAGTTGGGACAAAGAGTCGGGTGGAAATTTACATCAGTATTACAGATACATTGTAGATTTCTGAATATGACTTTACAAGAGGAATATTAGTTATTGCAATTTCACACACCTATTAAGCTTCAATCTTTgttttcctgcagccaccactagggggagcttagtgCACACAGTGTGTACAGGTTCCTTATTATATTCAATATACACATGTATGTACACTCTGAGCttctaatagaaaaaaaaaactggttaaaAACAGAATCACAGCTCGAAATGCTATATTTTATATTGTGACAAGAGCTTAGACTGTGGTGGGGAGAAGGGTGGGGTGATGAACAACTGGCCCAGAATAAAGTTATTTTAGGATTCAGACTGTAGAACAACAGTGGGATCTCCGGGCAGATCTGATGCTGGCAGCCTTCCAACTCGCGCCACTTCAGCCAAGATCTGGGCAGCGTCCGGTCTCCACAACATTGTACAAACATCTAAAATCTCTATATTTGTCCATCGGCTGAGAATGTTCAGTGTTCTTTGTAATCGCGCACCAGGAGAACTATTCTAGAATGATGAAAGATTTATGTTCAAAGTACAGTGGGGATTCGTAtctgatacagagctccaaatcccCTGCAGGGATGTAACATTAAACAAtaaagcgagaattagactcaccggtaattcgttttccatctagtccaccatgacggcccacctggaggattaccccttgacctctgcagggacaggaagaagagaggttaaatgtccctccccctgcatccctcgcCAGTGTTCTACCAAATAATTACACCAATGGAAGGATGCAAGAGGTTTTATTAGCATGTTACTCCACATACAATAAAAACCATATAATAACATTTGTAAGggttgggaaaaaattccaggccgtcatggtggactagatggaaaacgaattaccggtgagtctaattctcgctttccatgacggcccacctggagatgtaccagataacaaaaaaggaattttttagggagggactactgttTGTAGAACTTTTCTACCGAATGCCAAGTCCTTGGCAGAATGTAAGTCCAGTCTGTAGTGCTTCGCAAAGGTTGTGGAACTGGACCAGGTTGCGGCTTTACAGATTTGGTCCAGGGAGGCTCCTGCTCGCTCTGCCCAGGAAGTGGCTACTGCCCTGGTAGAATGGGCCTTGAGGATCGTAGGAGCTTCTAAGTTCTGGATAGTATAACAGTCCCTGATAGTCTGTTTAATCCAGCGGGCGATGGTGATCTTTGACGCCTTTTTCCCTCTGTTCTTGCCCTGGAACTGAAGAAACAAGTTTGAGTCTTTCCGCCAGTTATTAGTTATTTCGAGATAGTGTAGCACTATTCTTCTCACATCTAAGGTATGCCATCTAGCTTCTCCCGAAGTTTTTGGTTTTTGGCAAAAGGAGGGGAGAATAATTTCCTGGTTACGATGGAAATCTGTTGTTACTTTGGGCAGGAAATTTGGATCAAGCATCAAGGATATTCTATCGTCTGTAATTTTTAGGTAAGGTTCATTAATGGAGAGTGCTTGGATTTCTCCTAACCTTCTGGCTGTTGTTATGGCAACAAGGAAGGCGGTTTTTTAGGTGATATTTTTTATGCTTGCGTCCTCTAGAGGCTCGAAAGGGCCCTGTATAAGGCCATTCAGGACTATTGATAAGTCCCAGGGAGGGGTCCTGACAGGACATTTAGGACTTAGTCTAGTGGATGCTTTAAGGAACCGTCTTACCCACCTATGGTCAGCCAGAGAGACATCGAAAAAGACGCAGAGGGCTGAGACTTGGACCTTTAGCGTGCTGGTCTTTAGGCCTTTGGTCAACCCGGCTTGAAGAAACTctagtatctgctgtatgttaggGGAAGACAGATTAGGAATTTCAGGATGGCAAAAGGATACAAATCTTTTCCAGATTTTATGGTAGATTGCTGAAGTAACCGGCTTCCTACTTGCCTGTAATGTTGCAATGACTTCTTCTGAGAGACCTTTAGCCTTCAGCATCTgtttctcaggatccaggctgatagatGGAGTGATTCTGGATTGGGATGATGAACAGACCCCTGATATAGGAGATCCTTCCTTTGAGGGAGAATAACTGGTTCTTCCAGTGCCAAATTCTTCAGTGCTGGgaaccagcttctttttggccagaagGGAACCATCAAGATAATCTTGAGGTCTTCTTGTCTTATTTTTTGCACCGTCCTTGAGATCAGAGGAAGTGGAGGGAAGGCATAGGCTAGTCTTGAGTGCCAACTGTGGCAGAAGGCATCTAGAAGGTAGTCTGGGGTATTCTTCTGTAGGGAGAAGTAATGGTCTGCTTTCTTGTTTTCTCTGGTGGCAAATAGATCTATTTGTGGTATTCCCCATTTTTGGGTTAGATGGGAGAAAAGTTCCTTGTTTAGGCACCACTCGTGGGGATCCAGGGTGTATCGGCTCAGGAAATCTGCCTCTTTGTTTTCTGACCCCTTCAGATGGACTGCCGTCAGAGAGAGGACATTTTCTTCTGCCCAGAGAAAGATCTTTTTTGATATTCTCTGGAGAGATGCGGACTGTGTGCCCCCCTGGCGTTTTAGATAGGCGACTGTGGTCGTGTTGTCTGataatatttttaggtttttgcctTGTAGTTGATCCGAGCAGGCCTTCAGGGTTTCCCAGACTGCCTTCAGTTCTTTGTAATTTGATGATCT
This window contains:
- the MIEF2 gene encoding mitochondrial dynamics protein MID49 isoform X1 — encoded protein: MEACDWSERSANGHPDVARRGSSKGRGKGRVIMAEMQLQKKGKKSDNGIGSVVDFLLANARLVLGVGGAAMLGIATLAVKRLIDRAAAPPDEKDADGKVEQKSLEESWKEAVLLKASPKLVRKAKRSDLSTALPAPEPRLLTDVAESSRTPEEPPSEKPPLCRTLQETLLHYYSQEAVVPDAEVQVVKQLVLDIMAELQDFLKAKHPQMPFCALQLGGSLGGGLPVTSLDTAYALLPLILEPHLWTFVPGEETILSDPQFWMIKRDNLEYTARGSSPWDRFMLGGYLSTRMVVESLHKTITASINWPAIGTVLECSIRPVIAPDDLRLEVIHQDFTLTINVLLVAKANDAVLLAYPDSTAPAENLWRRSYYREEVLRLQDLDSADSGVRQKCLHILKSICRQRPGLSHLSPTHLRHVLLHLTNEESDWSESAVGDRFLQLIESVIGYLAIGTLPCYFNGKVNLFSHLTEEEIDQVGYALYQIFSDPKSLLVK
- the MIEF2 gene encoding mitochondrial dynamics protein MID49 isoform X2, whose amino-acid sequence is MAEMQLQKKGKKSDNGIGSVVDFLLANARLVLGVGGAAMLGIATLAVKRLIDRAAAPPDEKDADGKVEQKSLEESWKEAVLLKASPKLVRKAKRSDLSTALPAPEPRLLTDVAESSRTPEEPPSEKPPLCRTLQETLLHYYSQEAVVPDAEVQVVKQLVLDIMAELQDFLKAKHPQMPFCALQLGGSLGGGLPVTSLDTAYALLPLILEPHLWTFVPGEETILSDPQFWMIKRDNLEYTARGSSPWDRFMLGGYLSTRMVVESLHKTITASINWPAIGTVLECSIRPVIAPDDLRLEVIHQDFTLTINVLLVAKANDAVLLAYPDSTAPAENLWRRSYYREEVLRLQDLDSADSGVRQKCLHILKSICRQRPGLSHLSPTHLRHVLLHLTNEESDWSESAVGDRFLQLIESVIGYLAIGTLPCYFNGKVNLFSHLTEEEIDQVGYALYQIFSDPKSLLVK